The DNA sequence GTCCAGCCAGGAGTAATTCCGACGATCACCACCCTCGCGGCATGGTTGATCCATTCATTATGGGGCGCGTAGTACATCGTAATTCGTCCCTCCGCTGCCATTCGGAATGCATCGGTCAGCAGCTCCTGCTTGTTCAGATCGCCGTCCTGCGGAAGAGCCAGAATAGCCGACTTATATTGTTCAAGCAATGATCTGGACCTCACGGGCTCTCCCCCTTATTTTTTTATCCAAGGACATACCATCTCTTCTTCCCTATATTGTAACCTTCCCATACGGAGGTCATATACCTCCAGTTCACCGAATATTAGAGCAGTTGCCGCTCAGCGACGTCTTTTTCTGCACACTTTAACCGGAAGGGCTTCAGGTAAAAATTGAGGCCGTATCCCTGTAGGTCCATATACGCTTTTTTTATCCCTTGGATCGAAAACCCCTTCCTCGGTATTTGGTATTTGCCAAAAGAAATCAATATGTACTCCCTGCTCCTCTGCAAGACGCAAAAAATCGATCATAAATATACCTTTTCCGGGATCACAGGAGGAGCTGCCAGAGATTCCAACCCCGCCGATAATCTCATAGCCGTGATTTTGATAGATCTTTAACTGCTCAATAACCGGCTGCAGGATGCGGAAATTATGATCATGAAATGCAGGAGTGTCGAATTCCTCTTCCGTCATGGGCTGCCGCTCCGGTCCTAGAAAGGTAAACCCTGGACAGGGCAGCTGAAAAATGCCATAGCCTTGTTCCGATGCCCAATCCACCGCTGACTTCATCACGCCCGCACTGCGAGCCTCGCCATGAATAACGGTATTCTGATTGATCACACAGTGCGAGGTTATAAGGATCTGTTTATTGCGCTGCACGCTGACACCTCTTTCATGCTGGTTGTAATTGGCTCACTATGGCTTAAATGCGGAAAATATATTCTTATTAATTTAATCGGAATAATTGATATTATTGTATTTCATTTGTACCGTAAGTCAATATCTCAGCATGAAGAACGCTCTTCCCGGGCATCTGCCTGAAAAGAGCGTTGCATGGTCTTTCATTTCAAATAAAGTCGTCCTGTATCGCGCAGCCCGCGCCGCTTTTCAGCTGAACCGCTGCGTCTTATACCATTTGCTTTCCCGGCCTGTGATTTTATCGACGATCAGGTTGTAAAAGGCTTTGACGGAAATGACGAGGAAGAGCTGCGCATATGTGAAATAAGAAATACAAGAGAGCACGAAATTGCGGACATTGCTTTGTCCGATGTCGGCAGCGAGCGCCAGATTGATCTGCAGTACATAGAGAAAATACATCAAAGCCCAAGCTACAACCAGATAGACATATACATCCGACTGGAATTGGAAGGGTGAAACCACACCCGGCTTGAAGATGGCAATGACCTGATACACCAGGTTCGCCACGAACACAATATCCGATACGATAATAGCG is a window from the Paenibacillus sp. J23TS9 genome containing:
- a CDS encoding CD3072 family TudS-related putative desulfidase: MQRNKQILITSHCVINQNTVIHGEARSAGVMKSAVDWASEQGYGIFQLPCPGFTFLGPERQPMTEEEFDTPAFHDHNFRILQPVIEQLKIYQNHGYEIIGGVGISGSSSCDPGKGIFMIDFLRLAEEQGVHIDFFWQIPNTEEGVFDPRDKKSVYGPTGIRPQFLPEALPVKVCRKRRR